One Aphidius gifuensis isolate YNYX2018 linkage group LG5, ASM1490517v1, whole genome shotgun sequence genomic region harbors:
- the LOC122857929 gene encoding pro-resilin-like yields MTRWLLLMALLAITRGSLAQDGYQYPVPNPSFPTGTSTSPKPGTDNFPGQNEEPSEGYPPATGPQGPAQRPNDYPGSNQQPGGYPTGNQGPAQRPGSLPRPNNRPSGGTKRPTQQPGSYPGSNQPTTQQSLGEDGYNYPVPDKNLIPGGPATSPKPNNGYPVSTTDDYPAGGLPAATPTGPRGRPGGFPTGGQNGYPSGRPGGQRPNGNARPTTQGGYPGGQSENDQTPSSGYPSGRPGNNQGPSTGGYPSNQPGNNQGPSEGYPSGRPGSNQGPSNGYPSGRPGNNQGPSTGYPGRQPGSDQGTSSGYPSGRPGNNQRPSSGGYPSGQPGNNQGPSTGGYPSGQPGNNQGPSEGYPSGRPGSNQGPSNGYPSGRPGNNQGPSEGYPSGQPDGIPTGGQGPTSGFPNGGQKPSGGFPNGGQGPSGGFPTGGQGPSGGFPTGGQGPSGGFPTGGQGPSGGFPTGGQGPSGGFPNGGQGPSDGFPTGGQGPSGGFPSGGQGPSGGFPSGGKGPSGGFPGEQDNDDGSYDDGDYSAIPGEPGRDYPILSEVPETSFRCDAQQFPGYYADIETQCQVFHICANNKTYDFLCPNGTIFHQQYFVCVWWNQFDCNSAASLFYLNENLYDYSIMGSGQQGPSGPTFNGQGPQGPSGPTFNGQGPQGPSGPTFNGQGPQGPSGPTFNGQGPQGPSGPTFNGQGPQGPSGPTFNGQGPQGPSGPTFNGKGPQGPSGPSYDGQGPQGPSGPSYDGQGPQGPSGPNYNGQSPLRPNGGKRPGGPEYLAPSPAPGYPQGPENSPNFPTAQGPQSPTRGPGRRPSTPQQNPNNYPGSGDQGYPNRRPSTPTFSPGTTPSAPGYPDETPSSTDIPFPPLGPSKPNRGYLPPRAG; encoded by the exons ATGACAAGGTGGCTGTTGTTGATGG CCTTGCTGGCCATCACTCGTGGATCATTG gCACAAGATGGATACCAGTATCCAGTTCCAAATCCCTCATTTCCTACTGGAACATCAACATCACCAAAACCTGGAACAGACAATTTCCCTGGACAAAATGAAGAGCCTTCAGAAGGCTATCCTCCTGCAACTGGACCACAAGGACCAGCTCAACGACCAAATGATTATCCTGGTTCAAATCAACAACCAGGAGGCTATCCAACTGGTAATCAAGGACCAGCTCAACGACCAGGCAGTCTGCCAAGACCAAACAATCGACCATCTGGTGGTACAAAACGACCAACTCAACAACCTGGTAGTTATCCTGGATCAAATCAACCAACAACTCAACAATCTCTg ggAGAAGATGGTTATAATTATCCAGTtccagataaaaatttaatcccAGGTGGGCCAGCCACTTCCCCAAAACCCAATAATGGATATCCTGTAAGCACGACTGATGATTATCCAGCTGGGGGATTACCAGCAGCAACACCCACAGGTCCAAGAGGACGACCGGGTGGTTTTCCAACGGGTGGACAAAATGGTTATCCCAGTGGACGTCCCGGAGGTCAAAGACCTAATGGCAATGCACGTCCAACAACCCAAg gtGGATACCCAGGTGGACAATCAGAAAATGATCAAACTCCATCCAGTGGTTATCCAAGTGGACGACCAGGAAATAACCAAGGCCCATCAACCGGTGGATATCCAAGCAATCAGCCAGGAAATAATCAAGGACCTTCAGAGGGATATCCAAGTGGACGGCCAGGCTCTAACCAAGGCCCATCAAATGGATATCCAAGCGGACGTCCAGGAAATAATCAAGGCCCATCAACTGGTTATCCTGGTAGACAACCAGGCTCTGATCAAGGTACATCAAGTGGATATCCAAGTGGACGTCCAGGAAATAATCAAAGACCATCATCCGGTGGATATCCAAGTGGACAACCAGGAAATAATCAAGGACCATCAACCGGTGGATATCCAAGTGGACAACCAGGAAATAATCAAGGACCTTCAGAGGGATACCCAAGTGGACGGCCAGGCTCTAACCAAGGCCCATCAAATGGATATCCAAGTGGACGCCCAGGAAATAATCAAGGACCTTCAGAGGGATATCCAAGTGGGCAACcag aTGGAATTCCAACTGGCGGACAAGGGCCAACAAGTGGATTTCCAAATGGAGGACAAAAGCCATCAGGTGGATTTCCAAACGGCGGACAAGGACCATCCGGTGGTTTTCCAACTGGCGGACAAGGGCCATCCGGTGGTTTTCCAACTGGTGGACAAGGGCCATCCGGTGGTTTTCCAACTGGTGGACAAGGGCCATCTGGTGGTTTTCCAACTGGCGGACAAGGGCCATCCGGTGGTTTTCCAAATGGTGGACAAGGGCCATCAGATGGATTTCCAACTGGAGGACAAGGGCCATCAGGTGGATTTCCAAGTGGAGGACAAGGACCATCAGGTGGTTTTCCAAGTGGAGGAAAAGGCCCATCTGGTGGTTTTCCAGGAGAacaagataatgatgatggCTCTTATGATGATGGTGATTATTCAGCAATTCCCGGTGAACCTGGTCGTGACTATCCAATATTATCTGAAGTACCCGAAACTAGTTTCCGATGTGATGCTCAACAATTCCCCGGATACTATGCTGATATTGAAACTCAATGTCAAGTATTTCACATATGTGCCAACAATAAAACTTACGATTTTCTCTGTCCCAATGGTACAATCTTTCATCAACAATACTTTGTTTGTGTATGGTGGAATCAGTTTGATTGTAATTCAGCAGCaagtcttttttatttaaatgaaaatttatatgactATTCAATCATGGGATCTGGACAACAGGGACCATCAGGTCCAACCTTCAATGGACAAGGACCACAAGGACCATCAGGTCCAACCTTTAATGGACAAGGACCACAAGGACCATCAGGTCCAACCTTTAATGGACAAGGACCACAAGGACCATCAGGTCCAACTTTTAATGGACAAGGACCACAAGGACCATCAGGACCAACCTTCAATGGGCAAGGACCACAGGGTCCTTCAGGACCAACCTTCAATGGACAAGGACCACAAGGTCCTTCAGGACCAACCTTTAATGGAAAAGGACCACAAGGTCCTTCGGGACCAAGTTATGATGGACAAGGACCACAAGGTCCTTCAGGACCAAGTTATGATGGACAAGGACCACAAGGACCATCAGGACCAAATTATAATGGACAAAGTCCTTTAAGACCTAACGGAGGTAAACGACCTGGTGGACCAGAATATTTAGCTCCATCACCAGCACCTGGTTATCCTCAAGGTCCTGAAAATTCACCAAATTTCCCAACAGCTCAAGGACCTCAATCACCAACTCGTGGACCAGGAAGAAGACCAAGTACACCCCAACAAAATCCTAATAATTATCCAGGTTCAGGAGATCAAGGTTATCCAAATAGACGACCATCAACTCCAACATTTTCACCTGGAACAACGCCATCCGCTCCAGGTTATCCAGATGAAACACCATCATCAACAGATATTCCATTCCCACCACTTGGTCCATCAAAACCAAACCGTGGATATTTGCCTCCACGTGCAGGCTAA
- the LOC122856499 gene encoding uncharacterized protein LOC122856499 has product MERRSVSEHKEHFQTILRNVENDTKLEVFDAEETAGSKVGDNYLSVVLKTVVNGKRGNGEPYSGIFMTKYLPHHRVFAAAMRNDEVFLNEAHVYNKILPYLGDIGPKCIFADKNEIIMEDLKSQGYIIKPRLDLLDLQHCTALVEKLATLHARSLNLKFKDNKLFNELLSPLSEAVFPLDDKPSMGTSLEISLTTAIKHLESLEQSDAINNGINLLKKFENKTFSIMSNLVKQGQNKYDVITHGDSWINNLLFKNNKNGCIEDVKHLNNITIDWFKEELNKNSLYGLFTSFWLVNAILAEGEDILDLDTITAEQMQEMGHWQPPIRPLKAHRINDIVQHYMKHYN; this is encoded by the exons ATGGAACGTCGAAGTGTGTCAG AGCATAAAGAACACTTTCAAACGATACTTCGTAATGTTGAGAATGATACTAAATTGGAAGTATTTGATGCCGAAGAAACAGCTGGTAGTAAAGTCGGTGACAACTACTTGTCAGTTGTTCTAAAAACAGTTGTCAATGGAAAACGTGGAAATGGCGAAC ctTACAGTGGTATATTTATGACAAAATATTTACCGCATCATAGAGTATTTGCAGCAGCAATGAGAAATGAtgaagtatttttaaatgaggcacatgtttataataaaatattgcctTATTTGGGTGATATTGGACCAAAATGTATATTtgctgataaaaatgaaataatcatGGAAGATCTTAAATCTCAAGGTTATATTATTAAGCCAAGACTTGATTTACTTGATTTACAACATTGCACAGCACTTGTTGAG AAATTAGCAACACTACATGCACGCTCATTGAACTTGAAATTTAAAGATaacaaattattcaatgaattattatcaccaCTATCAGAGGCAGTATTTCCACTTGATGATAAACCGAGTATGGGTACATCACTAGAAATAAGCTTGACAACAGCAATAAAACATTTGGAATCATTGGAACAATCAGATGCCATAAATAATGGTATAAATTtgcttaaaaaatttgaaaataaaacattcaGTATAATGAGTAATTTGGTAAAACAAggtcaaaataaatatgatgttATAACACATGGTGATTCatggataaataatttattatttaaaaataataaaaatggatgTATTGAAGATGtca aacatttgaataatattactaTTGATTGGTTTAAAGaagagttgaataaaaattcattgtatGGACTTTTCACAAGTTTTTGGTTGGTCAATGCAATACTTGCTGAAGGTGAGGATATACTTGATCTTGATACAATAACAGCTGAACAAATGCAAGAAATGGGACATTGGCAACCACCAATAAGACCATTAAAAGCTCACAGAATAAATGACATTGTTCAACACTACATGAAACATTACAATTAA